ATTACTATAATGGAGGATAAATTATATCCACATACAGGCTGGTTTATTCAATCTGATGAACCagattgtaaaaaagaatataattactttttatgcAGTAACGATCCAGATTATATTGAATGGCATGAAAGAAAAACACGATCCGATACCTTAGAAAGAACACAAGTTGCTCTTATATATGTGGCAAGGCCTTATTTAACTGCCATTGATGTTACGGAACGCAGAAATTTAGTTTATAACTTCAGAAGTCTTCTTGCAAGAGATACTAAAGGTCATGTTACAGCTGGTTTATATTTTCCTGTTGTgctagatataaataatgcacaaaattttacaattttttatcaaactaATAATGGCAAAAGACGAATCAAAAtggcatttaataaattctgcaGTTCACCAAAAGTATgtcttttattcatataaaaattaatattaaataattgtaaaaaattaatattattgttaaataataacatattttgttTAGATAAATCCTGATactgaagaaaaagaaattatcgccGAATGTGCCCGGCAGTTAGGTCTTTTACAAGATTCCCTAGAAGATCTATTATCTGCTCTTGCTACAGTTATGAGCGATTCAGCTTTTGTGGCTCAACTACTGGCTATTAATGCAAGAATCAACACTTTGGCAGAAGATAATTAACACAAGTCAATCTGCCCAGTGCGGTGcagacaatatataatatatcatttcttttgtCAGCTTTCTTCTTacattctttttgttttattgatGATTATGTTAATAGTTTTACTATGTATTAcagatgttaattttattcttgttataaaataaggtatatttttttaatgaattttaataaaattatattatacatattattgttactaattcaatgaaaacgttaattaattgcactatatattaatttttaaattatttttagaatttagtaatagcatacatatacattcatatatcattctttattattatttacataaatatttaatcatagatgattttaaaatcttagaaaattaaatgttttcattgaaacattattaaataaaattagtttctatttaaaaaaaaaaaattagtttctatttaaaaaaaaaaattataaaaagagataCTAGAAATGgcatatttaacttttttgtttttaatataaaaaaagtgaactaagttatattaaatctataatttttattgaaataaataatgacaaaaattattacattaaattgtacattcattgataaatataatatcccaaaatgtttatttttatttaaaattgaaaatgttatattattaaaatatattatgaatattaacatattaaaattattaaaacattaacattaaaatttaaatgatttattagtattaaaaatataattaaaatttgaatatcatttaaatataattttttagataagatattttttgttcataaattgaattgtttttaaataatgtaaacgtttttttatttatatatatttgtaatatttttatttataatatttaattttaaaataaaattaaatattttcattactcatttttcacatatattaatgcatatcatatatgttatataaatatatgtttatttaaaaagattcaagaaaataataaatttacatatagaatgaaaaataactgcagtataatttcaataaaatatttatatgatatagaaaatttttttaaactttaattttaagaaaaaaatgttagaaaatttgaaaacaataaGATTCatctaaatctataaaaatataacaagaaattatttgaaactattaaaattaatgacttTACTGATTAAAACATTTAGATTCTACCAAAATTCTATagcattg
The sequence above is drawn from the Apis cerana isolate GH-2021 linkage group LG11, AcerK_1.0, whole genome shotgun sequence genome and encodes:
- the LOC107995888 gene encoding uncharacterized protein LOC107995888 — encoded protein: LETAETWCQPQGQARGPWIRGVPLPLPVWAHYEAPALTVLTVEQYEELAGSVELETQHLLREHRYDTIGNFLKFYKDYIASGETVLERFYHKYQPLITREHHTCVGLGFELLYRLKCLNKRFPGIASGFYLVSCEETIDNVANYVGGPPAADSGEKEHVLVCLKIKIGGRQGVMLLDPGYHVARVITIMEDKLYPHTGWFIQSDEPDCKKEYNYFLCSNDPDYIEWHERKTRSDTLERTQVALIYVARPYLTAIDVTERRNLVYNFRSLLARDTKGHVTAGLYFPVVLDINNAQNFTIFYQTNNGKRRIKMAFNKFCSSPKINPDTEEKEIIAECARQLGLLQDSLEDLLSALATVMSDSAFVAQLLAINARINTLAEDN